The following proteins are co-located in the Amyelois transitella isolate CPQ chromosome W, ilAmyTran1.1, whole genome shotgun sequence genome:
- the LOC132904076 gene encoding uncharacterized protein LOC132904076, producing the protein MELSRRCAGCLKNIDSRQFLTCSICKQDYDLTCANVSEQRFFNTLTAEHRTAWKCPLCVCRQPRADNSNTPVRGATEGVTLRRGAAALSPSDHAGDVSISLPVSELNTTALNETMEITDVQALLYELRQFRDEYREDRAADRRLSEIFTESLTKVNLRLDESDKRYEQLQARVDSLEQQMKLQTEARPFVATDVEQSLKESIANLKAELNERDQDLLLNDVEMTCIVEQPGESLQHIAITLADKLGVKLKSEDLVSVSRVGPLVARSGAAAAVPAGGQGPRPVVVRLARRALRDELIRAARVRHGATTEGTGLPGPARRFFINERLTKVNRHLFRRARELATQYKWRFAWTREGRIYVRQHQAPDSPRIRIRNDQDLNGVFGLGVVCSTGQ; encoded by the coding sequence ATGGAGCTAAGCAGGAGGTGTGCCGGATGCTTAAAAAACATTGATAGCCGACAATTTCTTACTTGTAGTATTTGCAAACAGGACTATGATCTCACTTGCGCGAACGTCTCGGAACAGCGGTTCTTTAATACTCTGACAGCTGAACACAGAACAGCGTGGAAATGCCCATTATGCGTCTGCAGGCAGCCCCGCGCGGACAACAGCAACACTCCAGTCCGCGGTGCGACTGAGGGTGTCACACTGCGCCGGGGCGCCGCGGCGCTGAGTCCCTCCGACCACGCAGGGGATGTCTCCATATCGTTACCTGTGTCCGAGCTGAACACCACAGCTCTAAATGAGACAATGGAGATAACCGACGTCCAGGCGCTGCTTTACGAGCTGCGCCAGTTCAGAGACGAGTATAGAGAGGATAGGGCCGCTGATAGAAGGCTTAGCGAAATCTTCACCGAATCTTTGACCAAAGTTAATCTGAGGCTGGATGAAAGTGACAAAAGGTATGAACAGCTTCAAGCGCGGGTGGATAGTCTCGAACAGCAGATGAAGTTGCAGACTGAAGCACGGCCTTTTGTAGCGACCGATGTCGAGCAGTCTCTCAAAGAATCGATTGCTAACCTGAAGGCTGAGCTCAACGAGCGAGATCAGGACCTCCTGCTCAATGATGTGGAGATGACATGCATAGTGGAACAGCCAGGGGAGAGTCTACAACATATCGCGATAACGCTGGCAGATAAGCTGGGTGTGAAGCTGAAGAGCGAGGATCTGGTGAGCGTGTCCCGTGTAGGGCCTCTGGTCGCGCGGTCtggtgcggcggcggcggtgcCGGCGGGCGGGCAGGGTCCGCGGCCGGTCGTCGTGCGGCTGGCCCGCCGGGCGCTTCGCGACGAGCTCATTCGGGCGGCGCGCGTGCGCCACGGCGCTACGACTGAGGGCACTGGACTCCCTGGGCCTGCCCGCCGATTCTTCATCAATGAACGGCTGACAAAAGTCAACCGTCACCTATTTCGTCGAGCTCGTGAACTTGCCACGCAATACAAGTGGCGTTTTGCCTGGACAAGAGAAGGCCGTATCTACGTTCGGCAACACCAGGCACCGGACTCGCCTCGCATCCGTATTCGCAATGATCAGGATCTTAATGGTGTTTTTGGACTGGGCGTCGTTTGTTCTACTggtcaataa